The following proteins are co-located in the Seriola aureovittata isolate HTS-2021-v1 ecotype China chromosome 7, ASM2101889v1, whole genome shotgun sequence genome:
- the cep72 gene encoding centrosomal protein of 72 kDa isoform X1, producing MAAECLTTITEQWIRDRLQLKHPSLADVRSLSLPGTYEEKIRHLGNALTNFVRLKSLDLSCNALVSVEGVQHLKMLERLILYYNSIPSLEEVKVLYELLALRELDLRLNPLTKNDPNYRPYLVHAMPNLRKLDSCPVRDTERKAAIMQFSSDLLPQQKSSCLNQVEHQRSSDQRLALVGRLTKRLSLMTDTDDVVLNFVAMNHGDQSETISEPVHEEAEDPREKESKDFTEQRSSTPKQEMAKSILRYPPTKYDNAESNVAHMKDPSHKKGSTSLKVSERPKVSFGPYVERRRAVPGKLKDFPKQTRHAAKGHFTPNPDQSHHHNSSFINIRPPSPHRPGLNLSDSSNPILHPPRLTYSSFNKTGGGSSLQQQAEMKKRGSYRKPLEMLLNLVDKHWTGEKSLHHNNNFLSQAVQILSMMENDISSREAEVRNLRREADALSFQAAAREEEHKTEVRNLSAQLEETRSAVGKLNEQLRIVLEENVALQKQLIKLERQYLKSMMKSSPITQIKEAQTEVEELRKEIEGLREKVREAEKVKDLSNMLQESHRSLVATNECLLAELKGSGEH from the exons ATGGCGGCTGAGTGTTTGACAACCATAACGGAGCAATGGATACGGGACAGATTACAATTAAAACATCCCTCTCTCG CTGATGTCCGCTCACTGAGCCTCCCGGGAACGTATGAGGAGAAGATTAGACATCTGGGAAACGCACTGACCAACTTTGTCCGTCTGAAGTCTCTGGATCTCTCCTGTAATGCACTCGTCTCTGTTGAG GGGGTGCAGCACTTGAAAATGCTGGAGAGGCTGATCCTGTACTATAACTCCATACCTTCCCTTGAAGAGGTGAAAGTGCTGTATGAGCTGTTGGCTTTGAGAGAGCTAGACCTCAGACTTAACCCTCTGACCAAAAATGACCCAAACTACCGCCCTTATCTGGTGCATGCCATGCCCAACCTACGCAAACTTG ATAGCTGTCCTGTCAGAGACACTGAGCGCAAAGCTGCTATAATGCAGTTTTCCTCTGACCTTCTACCTCAGCAGAAGAGCTCCTGTCTAAATCAGGTTGAACACCAAAG AAGCAGTGATCAGAGACTGGCCTTAGTTGGCCGCTTAACCAAGCGTCTCTCTCTCATGACTGACACTGATGATGTCGTACTGAATTTTGTGGCGATGAATCATGGAGACCAAAGTGAAACCATCTCCGAACCTGTTCATGAGGAGGCAGAAG ACCCGAGAGAGAAAGAATCAAAAGATTTTACAGAACAGAGAAGTTCTACTCCAAAACAG gaAATGGCTAAATCCATCCTCAGGTATCCCCCCACAAAATATG ATAATGCAGAGTCCAATGTGGCACACATGAAGGATCCATCTCATAAAAAAGGCTCTACCTCATTAAAAGTGTCTGAAAGACCAAAGGTGTCCTTTGGCCCCTATGTAGAGAGACGCAGAGCAGTGCCTGGAAAACTAAAGGACTTCCCCAAACAAACCAGACATGCAGCCAAGGGACATTTCACCCCCAATCCTG ATCAAAGTCACCATCATAATTCTTCATTTATTAACATCCGGCCTCCCAGTCCTCATCGTCCTGGTTTGAATCTGTCTGACTCTTCTAACCCCATTTTACATCCTCCAAGACTGACATACTCCAGCTTCAATAAGACAGGAGGGGGCTCCAGCCTGCAGCAGcaagcagaaatgaaaaaaagg GGTAGTTACAGGAAACCCCTGGAGATGCTTCTCAATCTCGTGGACAAACACTGGACGGGAGAGAAATCTTTGCATCATAACAACAACTTCCTGT CTCAGGCGGTCCAGATCCTCTCTATGATGGAGAATGATATTTCCAGCCGGGAGGCTGAGGTCAGGAACTTAAGACGAGAAGCTGATGCACTGAGCTTTCAAGCGGCTGCACGAGAGGAAGAGCACAAAACTGAAGTTCGTAACCTCTCTGCTCAGCTGGAGGAAACTCGCAGTGCAGTT GGCAAATTAAATGAGCAGCTGAGGATTGTCTTGGAGGAGAATGTCGCTCTACAGAAACAGCTCATCAAATTAGAACGACAGTATCTCAAGTCTATGATGAAAAGTTCACCTATTACTCAGATTAAAG AGGCTCAGACGGaagtggaggagctgaggaaagAGATCGAGGGGCTGAGGGAGAAAGTGCGGGAGGCTGAGAAAGTCAAGGATTTATCAAATATGCTGCAAGAAAGCCACAG GTCCCTGGTGGCTACCAACGAGTGTTTGCTAGCTGAGCTGAAGGGAAGTGGGGAGCATTAA
- the cep72 gene encoding centrosomal protein of 72 kDa isoform X3 encodes MAAECLTTITEQWIRDRLQLKHPSLADVRSLSLPGTYEEKIRHLGNALTNFVRLKSLDLSCNALVSVEGVQHLKMLERLILYYNSIPSLEEVKVLYELLALRELDLRLNPLTKNDPNYRPYLVHAMPNLRKLDSCPVRDTERKAAIMQFSSDLLPQQKSSCLNQVEHQRSSDQRLALVGRLTKRLSLMTDTDDVVLNFVAMNHGDQSETISEPVHEEAEDPREKESKDFTEQRSSTPKQEMAKSILRYPPTKYERRRAVPGKLKDFPKQTRHAAKGHFTPNPDQSHHHNSSFINIRPPSPHRPGLNLSDSSNPILHPPRLTYSSFNKTGGGSSLQQQAEMKKRGSYRKPLEMLLNLVDKHWTGEKSLHHNNNFLSQAVQILSMMENDISSREAEVRNLRREADALSFQAAAREEEHKTEVRNLSAQLEETRSAVGKLNEQLRIVLEENVALQKQLIKLERQYLKSMMKSSPITQIKEAQTEVEELRKEIEGLREKVREAEKVKDLSNMLQESHRSLVATNECLLAELKGSGEH; translated from the exons ATGGCGGCTGAGTGTTTGACAACCATAACGGAGCAATGGATACGGGACAGATTACAATTAAAACATCCCTCTCTCG CTGATGTCCGCTCACTGAGCCTCCCGGGAACGTATGAGGAGAAGATTAGACATCTGGGAAACGCACTGACCAACTTTGTCCGTCTGAAGTCTCTGGATCTCTCCTGTAATGCACTCGTCTCTGTTGAG GGGGTGCAGCACTTGAAAATGCTGGAGAGGCTGATCCTGTACTATAACTCCATACCTTCCCTTGAAGAGGTGAAAGTGCTGTATGAGCTGTTGGCTTTGAGAGAGCTAGACCTCAGACTTAACCCTCTGACCAAAAATGACCCAAACTACCGCCCTTATCTGGTGCATGCCATGCCCAACCTACGCAAACTTG ATAGCTGTCCTGTCAGAGACACTGAGCGCAAAGCTGCTATAATGCAGTTTTCCTCTGACCTTCTACCTCAGCAGAAGAGCTCCTGTCTAAATCAGGTTGAACACCAAAG AAGCAGTGATCAGAGACTGGCCTTAGTTGGCCGCTTAACCAAGCGTCTCTCTCTCATGACTGACACTGATGATGTCGTACTGAATTTTGTGGCGATGAATCATGGAGACCAAAGTGAAACCATCTCCGAACCTGTTCATGAGGAGGCAGAAG ACCCGAGAGAGAAAGAATCAAAAGATTTTACAGAACAGAGAAGTTCTACTCCAAAACAG gaAATGGCTAAATCCATCCTCAGGTATCCCCCCACAAAATATG AGAGACGCAGAGCAGTGCCTGGAAAACTAAAGGACTTCCCCAAACAAACCAGACATGCAGCCAAGGGACATTTCACCCCCAATCCTG ATCAAAGTCACCATCATAATTCTTCATTTATTAACATCCGGCCTCCCAGTCCTCATCGTCCTGGTTTGAATCTGTCTGACTCTTCTAACCCCATTTTACATCCTCCAAGACTGACATACTCCAGCTTCAATAAGACAGGAGGGGGCTCCAGCCTGCAGCAGcaagcagaaatgaaaaaaagg GGTAGTTACAGGAAACCCCTGGAGATGCTTCTCAATCTCGTGGACAAACACTGGACGGGAGAGAAATCTTTGCATCATAACAACAACTTCCTGT CTCAGGCGGTCCAGATCCTCTCTATGATGGAGAATGATATTTCCAGCCGGGAGGCTGAGGTCAGGAACTTAAGACGAGAAGCTGATGCACTGAGCTTTCAAGCGGCTGCACGAGAGGAAGAGCACAAAACTGAAGTTCGTAACCTCTCTGCTCAGCTGGAGGAAACTCGCAGTGCAGTT GGCAAATTAAATGAGCAGCTGAGGATTGTCTTGGAGGAGAATGTCGCTCTACAGAAACAGCTCATCAAATTAGAACGACAGTATCTCAAGTCTATGATGAAAAGTTCACCTATTACTCAGATTAAAG AGGCTCAGACGGaagtggaggagctgaggaaagAGATCGAGGGGCTGAGGGAGAAAGTGCGGGAGGCTGAGAAAGTCAAGGATTTATCAAATATGCTGCAAGAAAGCCACAG GTCCCTGGTGGCTACCAACGAGTGTTTGCTAGCTGAGCTGAAGGGAAGTGGGGAGCATTAA
- the cep72 gene encoding centrosomal protein of 72 kDa isoform X2 encodes MAAECLTTITEQWIRDRLQLKHPSLADVRSLSLPGTYEEKIRHLGNALTNFVRLKSLDLSCNALVSVEGVQHLKMLERLILYYNSIPSLEEVKVLYELLALRELDLRLNPLTKNDPNYRPYLVHAMPNLRKLDSCPVRDTERKAAIMQFSSDLLPQQKSSCLNQVEHQSSDQRLALVGRLTKRLSLMTDTDDVVLNFVAMNHGDQSETISEPVHEEAEDPREKESKDFTEQRSSTPKQEMAKSILRYPPTKYDNAESNVAHMKDPSHKKGSTSLKVSERPKVSFGPYVERRRAVPGKLKDFPKQTRHAAKGHFTPNPDQSHHHNSSFINIRPPSPHRPGLNLSDSSNPILHPPRLTYSSFNKTGGGSSLQQQAEMKKRGSYRKPLEMLLNLVDKHWTGEKSLHHNNNFLSQAVQILSMMENDISSREAEVRNLRREADALSFQAAAREEEHKTEVRNLSAQLEETRSAVGKLNEQLRIVLEENVALQKQLIKLERQYLKSMMKSSPITQIKEAQTEVEELRKEIEGLREKVREAEKVKDLSNMLQESHRSLVATNECLLAELKGSGEH; translated from the exons ATGGCGGCTGAGTGTTTGACAACCATAACGGAGCAATGGATACGGGACAGATTACAATTAAAACATCCCTCTCTCG CTGATGTCCGCTCACTGAGCCTCCCGGGAACGTATGAGGAGAAGATTAGACATCTGGGAAACGCACTGACCAACTTTGTCCGTCTGAAGTCTCTGGATCTCTCCTGTAATGCACTCGTCTCTGTTGAG GGGGTGCAGCACTTGAAAATGCTGGAGAGGCTGATCCTGTACTATAACTCCATACCTTCCCTTGAAGAGGTGAAAGTGCTGTATGAGCTGTTGGCTTTGAGAGAGCTAGACCTCAGACTTAACCCTCTGACCAAAAATGACCCAAACTACCGCCCTTATCTGGTGCATGCCATGCCCAACCTACGCAAACTTG ATAGCTGTCCTGTCAGAGACACTGAGCGCAAAGCTGCTATAATGCAGTTTTCCTCTGACCTTCTACCTCAGCAGAAGAGCTCCTGTCTAAATCAGGTTGAACACCAAAG CAGTGATCAGAGACTGGCCTTAGTTGGCCGCTTAACCAAGCGTCTCTCTCTCATGACTGACACTGATGATGTCGTACTGAATTTTGTGGCGATGAATCATGGAGACCAAAGTGAAACCATCTCCGAACCTGTTCATGAGGAGGCAGAAG ACCCGAGAGAGAAAGAATCAAAAGATTTTACAGAACAGAGAAGTTCTACTCCAAAACAG gaAATGGCTAAATCCATCCTCAGGTATCCCCCCACAAAATATG ATAATGCAGAGTCCAATGTGGCACACATGAAGGATCCATCTCATAAAAAAGGCTCTACCTCATTAAAAGTGTCTGAAAGACCAAAGGTGTCCTTTGGCCCCTATGTAGAGAGACGCAGAGCAGTGCCTGGAAAACTAAAGGACTTCCCCAAACAAACCAGACATGCAGCCAAGGGACATTTCACCCCCAATCCTG ATCAAAGTCACCATCATAATTCTTCATTTATTAACATCCGGCCTCCCAGTCCTCATCGTCCTGGTTTGAATCTGTCTGACTCTTCTAACCCCATTTTACATCCTCCAAGACTGACATACTCCAGCTTCAATAAGACAGGAGGGGGCTCCAGCCTGCAGCAGcaagcagaaatgaaaaaaagg GGTAGTTACAGGAAACCCCTGGAGATGCTTCTCAATCTCGTGGACAAACACTGGACGGGAGAGAAATCTTTGCATCATAACAACAACTTCCTGT CTCAGGCGGTCCAGATCCTCTCTATGATGGAGAATGATATTTCCAGCCGGGAGGCTGAGGTCAGGAACTTAAGACGAGAAGCTGATGCACTGAGCTTTCAAGCGGCTGCACGAGAGGAAGAGCACAAAACTGAAGTTCGTAACCTCTCTGCTCAGCTGGAGGAAACTCGCAGTGCAGTT GGCAAATTAAATGAGCAGCTGAGGATTGTCTTGGAGGAGAATGTCGCTCTACAGAAACAGCTCATCAAATTAGAACGACAGTATCTCAAGTCTATGATGAAAAGTTCACCTATTACTCAGATTAAAG AGGCTCAGACGGaagtggaggagctgaggaaagAGATCGAGGGGCTGAGGGAGAAAGTGCGGGAGGCTGAGAAAGTCAAGGATTTATCAAATATGCTGCAAGAAAGCCACAG GTCCCTGGTGGCTACCAACGAGTGTTTGCTAGCTGAGCTGAAGGGAAGTGGGGAGCATTAA
- the LOC130172300 gene encoding tubulin polymerization-promoting protein isoform X2 yields MADQRDNIDDFKVQTAKHPNMGSAPLRPHSEQSKDRASKRLSSESNGTSEGGVGSSTPVEVTALEESFRRFAIHGDTRATGKDLHGKNWSKLCKDCGVIDGKSITLTDVDIVFSKVKKKSSRTITFDEFKVALGELARKKYKEKTGEEAEAEVFKLIEGKAPVIAGVTRAVASPTVSRLTDTTKFTGSHKERFDTTGRGKGKAGRVDIVDTSGYVSGYKHQGSYEKKVTKPTVGKPM; encoded by the exons ATGGCAGACCAGAG aGACAACATAGATGACTTTAAAGTCCAGACAGCCAAGCATCCCAACATGGGCTCGGCACCTTTACGGCCGCACAGTGAACAGTCTAAAGACCGAGCGTCCAAAAGGCTTTCGTCTGAGTCTAATGGGACCAGCGAAGGAGGTGTGGGTTCGTCCACACCAGTGGAGGTGACCGCTTTGGAAGAGTCATTTCGGCGCTTCGCCATCCACGGTGACACTCGCGCTACAGGCAAGGACCTGCACGGCAAGAACTGGTCCAAACTCTGCAAGGACTGCGGTGTGATTGACGGCAAGAGCATCACCCTCACCGACGTGGACATCGTCTTCAGCAAAGTCAA GAAGAAATCCTCTCGCACCATCACATTTGACGAGTTCAAGGTTGCACTAGGAGAGCTGGCCAGGAAGAAATACAAAGAGAAGACTGGAGAGGAAGCCGAGGCCGAGGTCTTCAAGCTGATCGAAGGGAAGGCACCTGTAATTGCTGGAGTTACG AGAGCCGTGGCTTCCCCGACAGTGAGCCGCCTTACAGACACCACCAAGTTTACGGGGTCACACAAGGAGCGTTTTGACACCACCGGCCGCGGGAAGGGTAAGGCGGGACGAGTAGACATAGTTGACACTTCCGGATACGTCTCGGGATACAAACATCAAGGGTCATATGAAAAGAAAGTCACTAAACCCACCGTGGGAAAACCCATGTGA
- the LOC130172300 gene encoding tubulin polymerization-promoting protein isoform X1, with product MGTAESTKRNQKSANPSTAQREPNSCTSMADQRDNIDDFKVQTAKHPNMGSAPLRPHSEQSKDRASKRLSSESNGTSEGGVGSSTPVEVTALEESFRRFAIHGDTRATGKDLHGKNWSKLCKDCGVIDGKSITLTDVDIVFSKVKKKSSRTITFDEFKVALGELARKKYKEKTGEEAEAEVFKLIEGKAPVIAGVTRAVASPTVSRLTDTTKFTGSHKERFDTTGRGKGKAGRVDIVDTSGYVSGYKHQGSYEKKVTKPTVGKPM from the exons ATGGGAACAGCTGAAAG CACAAAGAGAAATCAAAAGTCGGCTAATCCAAGCACTGCGCAGAGGGAACCAAATTCCTGCACAAGCATGGCAGACCAGAG aGACAACATAGATGACTTTAAAGTCCAGACAGCCAAGCATCCCAACATGGGCTCGGCACCTTTACGGCCGCACAGTGAACAGTCTAAAGACCGAGCGTCCAAAAGGCTTTCGTCTGAGTCTAATGGGACCAGCGAAGGAGGTGTGGGTTCGTCCACACCAGTGGAGGTGACCGCTTTGGAAGAGTCATTTCGGCGCTTCGCCATCCACGGTGACACTCGCGCTACAGGCAAGGACCTGCACGGCAAGAACTGGTCCAAACTCTGCAAGGACTGCGGTGTGATTGACGGCAAGAGCATCACCCTCACCGACGTGGACATCGTCTTCAGCAAAGTCAA GAAGAAATCCTCTCGCACCATCACATTTGACGAGTTCAAGGTTGCACTAGGAGAGCTGGCCAGGAAGAAATACAAAGAGAAGACTGGAGAGGAAGCCGAGGCCGAGGTCTTCAAGCTGATCGAAGGGAAGGCACCTGTAATTGCTGGAGTTACG AGAGCCGTGGCTTCCCCGACAGTGAGCCGCCTTACAGACACCACCAAGTTTACGGGGTCACACAAGGAGCGTTTTGACACCACCGGCCGCGGGAAGGGTAAGGCGGGACGAGTAGACATAGTTGACACTTCCGGATACGTCTCGGGATACAAACATCAAGGGTCATATGAAAAGAAAGTCACTAAACCCACCGTGGGAAAACCCATGTGA
- the zdhhc11 gene encoding palmitoyltransferase ZDHHC11 isoform X1: MNCFSHRLRRTSPVQGSSSRNELVTSKPPRMNGWSWPPQAFQVVGWLVYSYLAIVSFGIYIPLLPLPWNHVLYSLIGITFIVHFFTHIVAVTIDPADASVRAKQSYSRPMPLFDHTKQRHVIQDLHCYLCDVKVGPKVKHCGICNKCVEDFDHHCKWLNTCVGGRNYWYFFVALSSATLGVFLLVVVILFIFIQHYLDPNSLRTAPQFSSILGNGTWLVFLPLAPIKTTSAGLIILAFVTVMLSITCLLLLCHLLGFHFYLFYKGISTFDYVKMQRQKEARNRDIEAEKANDAKTHNKAPQNQESSIDCEPALSQSSSTCKFDNNGPLSSRLSESICTEMENLKKSAAKQNSFNYGTETPEENTEREMSVSDIKSWKPDADEEAQWPSVKSADSVPGVQDPLGSSVMTPDNT; this comes from the exons ATGAACTGCTTCAGTCATAGGCTGAGACGCACATCTCCCGtgcagggcagcagcagcaggaatgaGCTGGTCACCTCCAAACCTCCCAGGATGAACGGATGGTCGTGGCCGCCTCAAGCCTTCCAAGTGGTCGGCTGGTTGGTGTACAGCTACCTCGCCATAGTCAGCTTTGGCATCTACATCCCTCTTCTGCCTCTGCCGTGGAACCATGTGCTCTATTCT CTTATAGGCATAACATTTATTGTACACTTTTTCACCCATATTGTGGCTGTAACTATAGACCCAGCAGATGCCAGTGTCAGGGCCAAACAGAGCTACTCCAGGCCAATGCCACTTTTTGACCACACAAAGCAACGACATGTCATCCAGGATCTACACTGCTATCTATGTGACGTCAAGGT TGGCCCCAAAGTTAAACACTGTGGCATTTGCAACAAGTGTGTGGAAGACTTTGATCACCACTGCAAATGGCtgaacacctgtgtgggtggcAGAAACTACTG GTACTTCTTTGTGGCACTGTCCTCTGCTACACTAGGTGTCTTCCTTCTCGTCGTTGTCATCTTGTTCATCTTCATTCAGCATTACCTGGACCCAAACAGTCTGCGGACCGCTCCACAGTTTAGTA gTATACTGGGGAATGGGACCTGGCTGGTGTTTTTACCATTAGCACCCATAAAGACTACTTCGGCTGGTCTCATTATATTAGCCTTCGTCACAGTCATGCTGAGCATcacctgcctgctgctgctctgtcatcTGCTGGGTTTTCACTTTTACCTAT TTTATAAAGGCATAAGCACATTTGATTATGTAAAGATGCAGCGTCAAAAAGAAGCTAGAAACCGAGACATTGAGGCAGAAAAAGCTAATGATGCCAAAACCCATAACAAGGCCCCACAG AACCAAGAGAGCTCAATTGACTGTGAGCCGGCGTTATCACAGAGTTCAAG TACCTGCAAATTTGACAATAACGGCCCACTCAGCAGCCGACTTTCAGAGTCCATATGCACAGAG ATGGAAAACTTGAAGAAATCAGCAGCAAAGCAGAATAGCTTTAATTATGGCACAGAAACTCCAGAAGAGAACACAGAAA GGGAAATGTCTGTGAGTGACATCAAAAGCTGGAAGCCTGATGCTGATGAAGAGGCTCAGTGGCCCAGCGTGAAGTCTGCTGACAGTGTTCCTGGAGTGCAGGACCCTCTGGGCAGCTCAGTTATGACTCCAGACAATACTTAG
- the zdhhc11 gene encoding palmitoyltransferase ZDHHC11 isoform X2 has protein sequence MPLFDHTKQRHVIQDLHCYLCDVKVGPKVKHCGICNKCVEDFDHHCKWLNTCVGGRNYWYFFVALSSATLGVFLLVVVILFIFIQHYLDPNSLRTAPQFSSILGNGTWLVFLPLAPIKTTSAGLIILAFVTVMLSITCLLLLCHLLGFHFYLFYKGISTFDYVKMQRQKEARNRDIEAEKANDAKTHNKAPQNQESSIDCEPALSQSSSTCKFDNNGPLSSRLSESICTEMENLKKSAAKQNSFNYGTETPEENTEREMSVSDIKSWKPDADEEAQWPSVKSADSVPGVQDPLGSSVMTPDNT, from the exons ATGCCACTTTTTGACCACACAAAGCAACGACATGTCATCCAGGATCTACACTGCTATCTATGTGACGTCAAGGT TGGCCCCAAAGTTAAACACTGTGGCATTTGCAACAAGTGTGTGGAAGACTTTGATCACCACTGCAAATGGCtgaacacctgtgtgggtggcAGAAACTACTG GTACTTCTTTGTGGCACTGTCCTCTGCTACACTAGGTGTCTTCCTTCTCGTCGTTGTCATCTTGTTCATCTTCATTCAGCATTACCTGGACCCAAACAGTCTGCGGACCGCTCCACAGTTTAGTA gTATACTGGGGAATGGGACCTGGCTGGTGTTTTTACCATTAGCACCCATAAAGACTACTTCGGCTGGTCTCATTATATTAGCCTTCGTCACAGTCATGCTGAGCATcacctgcctgctgctgctctgtcatcTGCTGGGTTTTCACTTTTACCTAT TTTATAAAGGCATAAGCACATTTGATTATGTAAAGATGCAGCGTCAAAAAGAAGCTAGAAACCGAGACATTGAGGCAGAAAAAGCTAATGATGCCAAAACCCATAACAAGGCCCCACAG AACCAAGAGAGCTCAATTGACTGTGAGCCGGCGTTATCACAGAGTTCAAG TACCTGCAAATTTGACAATAACGGCCCACTCAGCAGCCGACTTTCAGAGTCCATATGCACAGAG ATGGAAAACTTGAAGAAATCAGCAGCAAAGCAGAATAGCTTTAATTATGGCACAGAAACTCCAGAAGAGAACACAGAAA GGGAAATGTCTGTGAGTGACATCAAAAGCTGGAAGCCTGATGCTGATGAAGAGGCTCAGTGGCCCAGCGTGAAGTCTGCTGACAGTGTTCCTGGAGTGCAGGACCCTCTGGGCAGCTCAGTTATGACTCCAGACAATACTTAG